From a region of the Aeoliella mucimassa genome:
- a CDS encoding VOC family protein, which yields MPSPIVPTLKYNDAAAAIEWLCKAFGFKQHLVVPGENHKIDHAQLTYRDGMIMLGSVRNTELDGLQKLPSAVGGVCTQSAYVVVNDVDAHHARAVAAGAKVVMPPTDQDYGGRHYSCYDLEGHLWHFGSYNPWAEPSA from the coding sequence ATGCCTTCGCCGATCGTTCCGACGCTCAAATACAACGATGCCGCTGCTGCTATCGAATGGCTGTGCAAGGCGTTTGGATTTAAGCAGCACCTGGTCGTGCCTGGTGAGAACCACAAGATCGATCACGCACAACTTACTTACCGGGATGGCATGATCATGCTCGGTTCGGTGCGCAACACCGAGCTTGATGGTCTCCAAAAGCTACCCTCGGCCGTTGGTGGAGTGTGCACTCAGAGCGCGTACGTGGTAGTGAACGATGTCGACGCCCATCACGCTCGCGCGGTAGCAGCAGGTGCAAAGGTGGTGATGCCCCCGACTGATCAAGATTACGGTGGTCGGCATTACTCTTGCTACGACCTGGAAGGCCACCTCTGGCATTTTGGTTCGTACAACCCGTGGGCGGAGCCGTCGGCATAA
- a CDS encoding heavy metal translocating P-type ATPase: MNRFSLGYLWSLRQYLIAALAIVAIVVHLVLRFGPSADTELAKWPLLVALGLGGIPLVGELLGKLFRGEFGSDLLAGISILTATVLGEYLAGTLVVLMLSGGEALEAFAVRSASSVLEALAKRMPTVAHRKSESTLEDIPLDAVVPGDELVVLPHEICPIDGVVIEGHGVMDESYLTGEPYMMSKTPGAEVLSGAVNGESALTIQATKLAVDSRYAKIMEVMQTTQQRRPKLRRLGDQLGAWYTPLALAIAGIAWAISGQPVRFLAVLVVATPCPLLIAIPVAIIGAISLAAKRGIVIKDPVVLERIDSCRTAIFDKTGTLTYGRPQLTEQIIAGDIKRSELLSLAGSVERYSKHPLSQAIAETVRKEQIALREVHEISERPGEGLRGRVGNHNVWITSRKLYAKADPQGAEQLPESIGGTECVLVVDDKLAGIYRFRDEPRREGAQFIHHLEPMHRFEKVLLVSGDRSSEVEHLAERVGISQIFASQSPEQKVAIVEQENAKASTMFVGDGINDAPALLAATVGVAIGQNSDVTTEAAGVVILDSSLEKVDEFMHISQRMRKIALQSAIGGMALSVVGMGFAAVGLLPPVAGAVSQEIIDVLAVLNALRMSLPPKSLTDF, encoded by the coding sequence ATGAATCGATTTTCTCTTGGGTATCTCTGGTCGCTTCGGCAGTATCTGATTGCCGCGCTGGCGATCGTGGCGATTGTGGTTCATCTGGTGCTTCGTTTCGGCCCGAGTGCCGACACTGAGCTTGCGAAATGGCCGCTGCTGGTTGCCTTGGGGCTTGGTGGTATTCCGTTGGTTGGGGAGCTGCTTGGCAAACTCTTTCGCGGCGAGTTTGGATCGGACCTGCTGGCGGGCATTTCGATTCTCACCGCAACCGTGCTCGGCGAGTACCTCGCTGGAACGCTCGTGGTGCTAATGCTCTCAGGTGGCGAGGCCCTCGAAGCCTTCGCGGTACGCAGCGCTTCGTCGGTGCTGGAAGCCTTGGCAAAGCGGATGCCAACCGTCGCACATCGCAAGAGCGAATCGACACTCGAAGACATCCCGCTCGACGCGGTGGTGCCAGGCGACGAGCTGGTGGTGCTGCCTCACGAGATCTGCCCGATCGACGGAGTGGTGATCGAAGGCCATGGGGTGATGGACGAATCGTACCTGACCGGCGAACCCTACATGATGTCGAAAACACCAGGGGCCGAAGTCCTTTCGGGCGCGGTGAATGGTGAGTCGGCCCTCACGATTCAGGCAACCAAGCTGGCGGTCGATTCGCGTTACGCGAAGATCATGGAAGTGATGCAAACCACCCAGCAGCGGCGGCCCAAGCTCCGCCGACTCGGCGACCAGCTTGGCGCCTGGTACACCCCGCTGGCGCTGGCAATCGCCGGCATCGCCTGGGCGATCAGCGGCCAGCCGGTACGATTTCTGGCGGTGCTGGTCGTGGCGACTCCCTGCCCGCTATTAATCGCGATTCCGGTCGCTATCATCGGCGCCATCTCTCTGGCGGCGAAGCGGGGTATCGTGATCAAAGACCCCGTGGTGCTCGAACGCATTGACTCGTGCCGCACTGCGATTTTTGACAAAACAGGGACTCTTACCTATGGTCGGCCACAGTTGACCGAACAAATCATCGCCGGCGATATCAAGCGTAGCGAACTATTGAGTCTGGCTGGCAGCGTCGAGCGGTACTCGAAGCACCCTCTGTCGCAAGCCATTGCCGAGACGGTTCGCAAGGAGCAAATCGCACTCCGCGAGGTGCATGAAATCAGCGAACGCCCCGGCGAGGGGCTCCGCGGTCGGGTTGGAAACCACAACGTGTGGATTACCAGTCGTAAGCTTTACGCGAAGGCGGATCCGCAGGGGGCCGAACAACTGCCTGAATCGATCGGCGGAACCGAGTGCGTGCTCGTGGTCGACGACAAGCTGGCGGGCATTTATCGTTTTCGCGACGAGCCGCGCCGCGAAGGGGCGCAGTTCATCCACCACTTGGAGCCGATGCATCGCTTCGAGAAGGTGCTTTTAGTCTCTGGCGATCGCTCGTCGGAGGTCGAACACCTGGCCGAGCGGGTCGGAATCTCGCAAATCTTCGCCAGTCAAAGCCCTGAGCAAAAGGTGGCCATCGTCGAACAGGAGAACGCCAAGGCGAGTACCATGTTCGTGGGCGACGGAATCAACGATGCCCCAGCACTACTGGCTGCGACGGTCGGCGTGGCCATCGGTCAGAACAGCGATGTAACGACCGAAGCGGCCGGCGTGGTGATTCTCGATAGCTCGCTCGAGAAGGTCGACGAGTTCATGCACATTAGTCAGCGGATGCGGAAAATCGCCCTGCAGAGCGCCATCGGTGGCATGGCCTTGAGCGTAGTTGGTATGGGATTCGCCGCGGTGGGATTGCTACCACCCGTTGCGGGTGCGGTGTCACAGGAGATCATCGACGTGCTGGCGGTGCTCAACGCGTTGAGGATGTCGCTGCCGCCGAAATCGCTCACCGACTTCTAG